The following coding sequences lie in one Monomorium pharaonis isolate MP-MQ-018 chromosome 1, ASM1337386v2, whole genome shotgun sequence genomic window:
- the LOC105833024 gene encoding transferrin has product MLHRFTVLAIFAVAAVSATSPPRIWVMCIPEIYSKECVKMNEEAESKGIAISCISGRDRYDCIERVGREEADIVAVDPEDMYLAAKNKLAETAKYSVVEQIRTKEEPDALYRYEAVAVIHKDLNINNVQDLKGLKSCHTGVGRNVGYKIPITKLTAMGVLTDINNPEYSARENELRALSTLFDKGCLVGKWSPDPAINQRLKETYSNMCALCEKPDVCDYPDIYSGYEGALRCLAHNGGDVAWTKVIYVKRFFGLPVGVTPAMPTSENPADFRYFCPDGSKVPIDSNTKPCTWAARPWQGYMINRGDTFKRDAIQRDLTQLSQLGENEKANWWSDLLLLNEKTLAVPAPPVSPEEHLISAKYMDVIERNSGAPERDARWCVWDEYSLKKCRSLARAAFSRDARPRFDCILEKDETACLKAVRDNGADITIIDGKSVKRAINDYNAKPIVAETYGEGSTKLSERPALAVIKSGSSINGLSDLRDKPSCHSGYVGDYAGYYAPAHTLKLNGLIKELNEMDTFFSKSCAPGAPLNSLSCQLCVGNIKTDDDQAKEATKCKPTNAEYYNGGKGALRCLRDGKGDVAFLPLTALQQLDNEKDDAGKREDYVLLCPNGGQAPINEWERCNLGLEPPRIIVSSAGKSPNALEELKHGILAASSLYSKNPGLLRLFGAWGDKPNVLFKDDTKELVSIDNTWDKWDAWANI; this is encoded by the exons ATGCTGCACAGATTCACGGTACTCGCAATTTTCGCGGTGGCGGCTGTGTCTGCTACAAGTCCGCCGCGAATAT GGGTAATGTGCATCCCTGAGATATACTCGAAGGAATGCGTCAAAATGAACGAAGAAGCGGAGAGCAAAGGTATCGCGATATCGTGTATTTCGGGGCGCGACAGATATGACTGCATTGAACGGGTTGGCAGGGAGGAAGCAGACATTGTCGCAGTAGATCCTGAAGATATGTATCTCGCGGCGAAAAATAAGCTAGCTGAAACGGCTAAATATAGCGTCGTCGAACAG ATAAGAACAAAAGAAGAACCTGATGCACTATATCGTTACGAAGCGGTAGCCGTTATTCATAAGGACCTGAACATTAACAACGTTCAGGATTTGAAGGGTCTTAAGTCCTGCCATACTGGCGTGGGTCGTAATGTTGGGTACAAAATTCCCATCACGAAACTGACTGCGATGGGCGTGCTGACCGACATCAACAACCCGGAATATTCCGCTCGCGAGAATGAACTTCGCGCTCTGAGCACGCTCTTCGACAAAGGCTGCCTAGTGGGCAAATGGTCACCCGATCCTGCCATCAATCAGAGGCTCA AGGAAACATACAGCAACATGTGTGCTCTTTGTGAAAAACCAGACGTGTGCGATTATCCGGACATATACTCCGGATACGAAGGAGCTCTACGCTGTCTGGCTCATAATGGCGGTGACGTCGCCTGGACGAAAGTCATCTACGTGAAGCGTTTCTTTGGTCTTCCCGTCGGAGTTACACCGGCGATGCCGACATCCGAAAACCCGGCTGACTTCCGATACTTCTGCCCGGACGGCAGTAAAGTGCCAATCGATTCAAATACGAAACCGTGCACGTGGGCCGCCCGACCGTGGCAGGGATACATGATCAACAGAGGTGACACCTTCAAACGGGATGCTATCCAAAGA gACTTAACACAACTCAGTCAACTTGGCGAAAATGAGAAAGCGAATTGGTGGTCGGATCTTCTGCTACTCAACGAGAAGACCCTGGCTGTTCCCGCACCACCAGTATCGCCGGAAGAGCACTTGATAAGTGCAAAATACATGGACGTGATCGAGAGGAATTCTGGAGCACCAGAAAGAGATGCTCGCTGGTGCGTTTGGGATGAATATTCGCTGAAGAAATGTCGCAGTCTCGCTAGAGCCGCGTTCTCGAG aGACGCTAGACCCAGATTTGATTGCATATTGGAGAAAGATGAGACTGCTTGCTTAAAGGCCGTTAGGGACAATGGAGCAGACATCACAATAATTGACGGTAAATCGGTAAAACGCGCAATTAACGATTACAATGCGAAACCAATTGTCGCCGAAACTTATGGTGAAGGATCAACAAAACTGAGCGAGCGGCCAGCACTTGCTGTTATCAAGAGTGGCTCCTCCATAAATGGATTGA GCGATCTTAGAGACAAGCCGTCTTGTCACAGCGGCTACGTGGGCGATTACGCTGGCTATTATGCACCGGCTCATACACTCAAGCTTAACGGGCTTATTAAAGAACTTAATGAAATGGATACCTTCTTTTCTAAGTCTTGTGCTCCCGGCGCGCCACTTAACTCCTTGTCCTGTCAATTGTGTGTTGGCAATATCAAGACCGACGATGATCAGGCGAAAGAAGCGACAAAATGCAAACCTACAAATGCCGAATATTACAACGGCGGAAAAGGAGCGCTTAG ATGTTTAAGGGATGGTAAAGGAGACGTTGCATTCTTACCTTTAACAGCTTTGCAACAACtcg ataacgAGAAAGACGACGCCGGCAAACGCGAAGATTATGTCTTGCTCTGCCCGAATGGCGGTCAGGCGCCCATCAACGAATGGGAACGTTGTAACTTAGGATTGGAGCCACCAAGAATAATTGTTAGCTCGGCCGGAAAGAGCCCGAACGCTCTCGAGGAATTGAAACATGGCATTTTGGCTGCGAGTAGCTTGTACTCCAAGAATCCGGGTCTATTACGTCTCTTTGGAGCCTGGGGCGATAAGCCTAATGTATTATTCAAA GATGACACGAAGGAATTGGTGTCCATTGACAACACATGGGATAAATGGGACGCTTGggcaaatatttaa
- the LOC105833017 gene encoding cilia- and flagella-associated protein 43, which yields MNFSTTETRWIKFGKYHDFVFVGKETIATASGIYVSFLNLNTRERQIERFDNKEKGDGASCLAGHPIVPMFSVAERKPNPKISVFIYPTLERISRCVLPDKINNYLSCAFAGTEYLISLTSFPDFRLIVWLWRTGKPVASLDTKIDNLVQEIYCSPNPPHLISQLGIDDSTLSIYQIRTCSKIVSIHRINTPIAGHKVVSLSWTAEGNLYISDEFGNVWLVAIEANKLYWVIKSKILEQSKNKPIVVAHKSGVIFVNTNNRTDHVAAVDRLNRLCIFELSTGKLIARLSLKHHGEDTKIMRLVFLILDHLFITVLQVNSHSTLPILVSCSDTGNCILIDITKVSLPKIFNCFHLYENFLDKIKFSCNGELLGIGNSQTGMIFIIGKRPKQQRIDVLGFIEINGYITDFLIYERSNDCFEILVLATTNPSIASIGGEKVIVYTCKISIDFCPRAVCMIDLLKPFRTFYHGSKSLSILGIPSLSKQLHQMEIQNDFQDIVLTDALFSMHQLRRIGIYVTSSRIITYGYDGLIVVRDSTELRRVIAIFMPHHRSQGGIKHAISSRFGEMIVSLGRNGDLVANRLRLPETKTNLTLETETTSIRLTIEDFTSDSNELYSQGIETWLDSIIAAKLKAERDEALLLRASIVADLEKIKTQIRELLDINEAKSSNHRLPISAFDLDRKSRQRRIEEARVERDKLHRNLEEECVQRDQVASNLREIFWEPLQVKPCALKSIGDNTIIQNYPLIALTRKRNDYKVWNKLSSDTDEFLYSYEVYNRSVDKEEDLRQGSIMISDKESLTNNESQTHQVAKRWYTLADEDEKLCISGITTHKWIEDESIASTHQLLTPCDSNLEAILQKDVITENRERKLKMRFNDLFDEMKYAKECVLKCAKERIDRLRYCASELKTLFGIDSILESIETPTWNVEEIPDYIISVKDHEVFEKQSQRVELKIFDKNQKDENKSEKINEFYKIALEKMMDGVLELKWEDEVKKEIPVPDCLIMKNPSKYTDEDIAAIASYESKVQTLQKEREKYKAILQADIIETKDALQRDIAAFNDKLKDLELKKIQIECAILQERLMRIRTIQTYQNMVDGRQKIARLADEELAPVMREARKLTEECNSLEMIVSELKVRYDNLCKADKRLESKFRSEFSELKQPIVEHLFRHYKKRPRAGRLITTSVTYLTEVARCVANNEKSDILPRECLDFLKGMDVLDLMPRNLPLQINADHWRTMCRLRRMKIEIETKVRCCAVEIAEAEQTLSFYQKAMQSADNVVTCKKTSLDDMEKSLAHRAQEMEVQLILKMGQIEVQLQGCPSDYANAVLVMREELLRVNDCIVETGKRKLAAMHKSMHLRKIVSQHEWKHTCAKMIMEDLQRDLKDIREFKITRNVLEFLNNYPCSISLERDYEKMEVDLRTFRNKFRDLLELEQARLKEMKRLMAKWKKKNDKMSQEIRSKSADVEERRRLLEDPHRKRDEESRRMRLATIARRTRLVMKAEENYEQLLILHAHLEVLKLRTYPTLQFKTA from the exons atgaatttttcaacaacCGAAACAAG GTGGATAAAATTCGGAAAATATCATGATTTTGTCTTCGTTGGAAAGGAAACTATTGCAACGGCTTCCGGTATTTACGTgagctttttaaatttaaacacaagAGAGAGGCAAATTGAACGCTTCGACAACAAAGAAAAGGGTGATGGCGCGTCGTGTTTGGCAGGACATCCG ATAGTTCCCATGTTCTCCGTGGCCGAGAGAAAACCTAATCCCAAGATATCAGTATTTATATATCCGACACTAGAAAGGATCTCCAGATGTGTACTGCccgacaaaattaataattatttatcctGCGCCTTCGCTGGTACAGAGTATCTCATTAGCTTGACCAGCTTTCCCGATTTTCGACTGATCGTGTGGCTCTGGAGAACTGGCAAGCCCGTCGCTAGCCTTGACACGAAAATAGACAATCTTGTTCAAGAAATTTA TTGTTCACCGAATCCTCCACATTTGATATCTCAATTGGGGATAGACGATAGTACACTGTCGATCTATCAGATACGCACGTGCTCCAAAATCGTAAGTATACATCGCATAAACACGCCAATTGCGGGACACAAAGTTGTATCTTTATCCTGGACGGCTGaaggaaatttatatatttcggaTGAATTCGGGAATGTATGGCTTGTGGCAATAGAagctaataaattatactgggtaataaaatcaaaaatacttgaacaatcaaaaaataaaccgATTGTTGTTGCCCATAAAAGTGgcgtaatatttgtaaataccaataat CGTACAGATCACGTCGCAGCGGTGGACCGTCTAAATCGTCTTTGCATTTTCGAGTTATCGACCGGCAAATTGATCGCGAGATTATCTCTGAAGCACCACGGTGAAG atacaaagatAATGAGATTAGTATTTCTTATACTTGATCATCTTTTCATAACAGTTCTTCAGGTGAATTCACATTCTACTTTACCAATCCTTGTGTCATGCAGCGACACTGGTAATTGCATTCTAATTGATATCACGAAAGTTTCATtacctaaaatttttaattgctttcatctttatgaaaatttcttggataagataaaattttcatgtaaCGGCGAACTTTTGGGAATTGGCAATTCTCAAACTGgcatgatatttattattggtaAACGACCTAAACAGCAACGCATAGATGTTTTAGGATTCATAGAAATTAATGGATAT ATCActgattttttgatatatgaaaGAAGCAACGACTGCTTTGAAATCTTAGTCCTAGCAACGACTAATCCTTCTATAGCTTCGATCGGCGGCGAAAAAGTAATTGTGTACACTTGCAAAATCTCGATCGACTTTTGCCCGCGTGCCGTTTGCATGATAGACTTACTAAAACCCTTCAGAACGTTCTATCACGGATCTAAATCTTTGAGTATTTTGGGTATACCCTCTTTATCTAAACAATTACATCAAATGGAGATAcaa AATGACTTTCAAGATATTGTTCTCACAGATGCACTGTTTTCAATGCATCAGTTGAGGAGAATCGGAATATATGTAACCAGTTCTCGAATTATAACCTACGGATATGACGGCTTAATTGTAGTTAGAGATAGTACAGAACTTCGCAGGGTGATCGCGATTTTCATGCCACATCATCGCAGCCAAGGAGGCATAAAACATGCAATTTCTTCGCGTTTTGGGGAAATGATTGTTTCTCTCGGTAGAAATGGCGATCTCGTTGCCAATCGACTTCG CTTACCAGAAACGAAAACAAATTTGACATTAGAAACCGAAACTACAAGTATACGTTTAACAATCGAGGATTTTACTTCCGATTCAAACGAACTGTACAGTCAAGGAATTGAAACCTGGTTGGATAGTATAATCGCCGCTAAATTAAAGGCTGAACGTGATGAAGCTTTACTTCTACGAGCTTCTATCGTGGCCGATCTTGAGAAAATTAAAACGCAA atacgCGAGCTCCTCGACATAAATGAAGCAAAATCCTCAAACCACCGTTTGCCGATCTCGGCCTTCGATTTAGATCGCAAGTCTCGACAGCGGAGAATAGAAGAAGCTCGAGTTGAACGAGATAAGTTGCATCGAAACCTCGAAGAGGAGTGCGTCCAAAGAGATCAGGTGGCGTCGAATCTGCGTGAAATATTTTGGGAACCGCTGCAAGTTAAACCATGTGCTCTCAAATCAATTGGtgataatacaattattcaaaattatccTCTCATCGCCTTGACTAGAAAAAGGAACGATTACAAAGTATGGAATAAGCTTTCCTCGGACACTGACGAATTTTTATACAg TTATGAAGTGTATAACAGATCAGTAGATAAAGAAGAAGATTTAAGACAAGGATCTATAATGATTTCCGATAAAGAATCTTTAACTAACAATGAAAGCCAAACACATCAAGTGGCTAAGAGGTGGTACACACTCGCGGATGAAGATGAAAAATTGTGTATATCGGGTATCACGACGCATAAATGGATTGAGGATGAAAGCATAGCTTCAACACATCAACTATTGACTCCGTGTGATAGCAATCTCGAAGCTATTCTGCAGAAAGATGTTATCACTGAAAATCGAGAGCGTAAATTAAAG ATGCGTTTCAATGATCTCTTCGATGAAATGAAATACGCAAAGGAATGTGTATTAAAATGTGCAAAGGAGCGCATCGACAGACTTCGATATTGTGCGTCTGAACTGAAAACGTTGTTTGGCATAGATTCCATTCTAGAGTCAATTGAGACTCCAACTTGGAATGTCGAAGAAATACCTGACTACATAATTAGCGTTAAAGATCACGAAGTATTTGAGAAACAGTCACAGCGGGTAGAACTAAAGATATTCGATAAGAATCAAAAAGACgaaaataaaagtgaaaaaattaatgagttttataaaatagcacTTGAAAAAATGATGGACGGTGTACTAGAACTTAA ATGGGAAGATGAAGTGAAAAAGGAAATACCTGTGCCGGATTGCTTAATTATGAAGAATCCTTCGAAATACACCGACGAGGATATTGCAGCTATCGCGTCGTACGAATCCAAAGTACAGACGTTACAGAAAGaacgtgaaaaatataaagcgaTACTACAAGCTGATATTATAGAAACAAAAG ACGCTTTGCAAAGGGACATCGCCGCATTTAACGACAAGTTAAAGGATCTAGAGTTGAAGAAGATACAAATTGAATGCGCTATTCTTCAGGAGAGACTGATGAGGATACGCACAATTCAAACATATCAGAATATGGTCGACGGCAGACAGAAAATCGCTCGTCTCGCCGACGAGGAGTTAGCACCGGTGATGCGAGAGGCACGCAAGCTCACCGAGGAGTGCAACTCACTGGAGATGATCGTGTCGGAGCTGAAAGTGCGATACGACAACCTGTGCAAGGCGGACAAACGCCTGGAGTCCAAGTTCCGCAGCGAATTCTCGGAGTTGAAGCAGCCGATAGTAGAACACTTGTTCAGGCACTACAAGAAGCGGCCCAGGGCCGGTCGGCTGATCACCACGTCCGTCACCTACCTGACAGAGGTGGCAAGATGCGTCGCGAACAACGAGAAGTCGGACATTTTACCGCGCGAATGCCTGGACTTCCTCAAAGGCATGGATGTTTTGGACTTGATGCCCCGAAATCTACCGCTGCAAATTAACGCCGATCATTGGCGAACGATGTGCAGATTGAGGAGAATGAAGATCGAGATAGAAACGAAG GTGAGATGCTGCGCGGTGGAGATAGCCGAGGCGGAGCAGACGTTGTCGTTTTATCAGAAGGCGATGCAGTCGGCTGACAATGTTGTGACGTGCAAGAAGACCAGCTTGGACGACATGGAGAAATCCTTGGCGCATCGCGCGCAGGAAATGGAGGTTCAGCTCATTTTAAAAATGGGTCAGATCGAGGTGCAACTACAAGGTTGTCCCTCCGACTATGCGAATGCTGTTCTCGTGATGAGAGAAGAGCTTTTACGGGTCAACGATTGTATCGTTGAGACCGGGAAACGCAAGCTGGCAGCGATGCATAAATCCATGCACTTGCGGAAGATCGTGTCGCAACACGAATGGAAGCATACTTGCGCGAAAATGATAATGGAAGACCTACAGCGGGACTTGAAGGACATTCGAGAGTTCAAG ATCACGAGAAACGTGcttgaatttttgaacaaCTATCCCTGCAGCATAAGTTTGGAGAGAGATTACGAAAAGATGGAAGTCGACTTGCGAACATTTCGAAAC aaatttcgTGACTTGTTGGAATTAGAGCAGGCGCGTCTAAAAGAAATGAAGCGGCTGATGGCCAAGTGGAAGAAGAAGAACGACAAGATGTCGCAGGAGATCAGATCGAAGTCGGCGGACGTCGAGGAACGTCGCAGGTTGCTTGAGGATCCGCATCGCAAGAGGGACGAGGAATCTCGCAGGATGAGACTCGCGACGATCGCGAGGCGTACCAGACTTGTTATGAAAGCAGAGGAAAATTATGAGCAGTTGCTAATCTTGCACGCTCACCTCGAGGTCTTGAAGCTGCGAACGTATCCGACCTTGCAGTTTAAAACCGCATAG
- the LOC105833025 gene encoding uncharacterized protein LOC105833025 isoform X1, which translates to MSYYQARNQRFSWILKTFLLCLVLVSSHETVPPNYQDTPGASTLKVEARESEASITLGKDLILGPPLSTKASIDSNDIVSTKVTPLVSPTIASRHSSSGEQAVSRKPILKNTDSRGSHVDSRKSWVSKNPKTAWKRDSYLQALMHSHNSDDPREGIVQTDSKTKTNRREYVQGSSYKPETEYNSPDSIYASKSPRITYSGPNSPSPTDPYSQPFRPSVDNDRYNGPQNSYGPPQNSYGPPSDGPSFYPQTSSYGPNFLSSQQGYGPSIHTSVPTPIYGAPYALPDVTHVSLLPSIDLGLPLALKLNAFTIAKIILKLVIFKMIVKFIAVICLLLFIPKLEIVKKVSNNKDDDDEERNFSSPYASLEKLNGLENIVKSSVEKYEAQNNARSNSTEKCTTLGCRVTEAFTFHESWHDYLNLFKSYVEEERKRGVLTEQKEQALSNSFRNQQSERHD; encoded by the exons ATGTCTTACTACCAAGCACGGAATCAACGATTCAGCTGGATTTTAAAAACCTTTCTGCTGTGTCTTGTTTTGGTCTCATCCCACGAAACTGTGCCCCCGAATTATCAGGATACACCAGGTGCATCAACCCTGAAAGTAGAAGCCAGAGAATCCGAGGCATCGATAACTCTAGGGAAGGATCTAATCCTCGGTCCTCCCTTGTCGACCAAAGCTTCGATCGACTCCAACGACATCGTTTCTACAAAAGTTACTCCCCTCGTATCTCCCACGATCGCCAGTCGACATTCGTCTTCTGGAGAACAAGCCGTTTCACGGAAaccaattttgaaaaatacggATTCTCGTGGTTCTCATGTCGACAGTCGCAAGTCTTGGGTCAGCAAAAATCCGAAGACTGCTTGGAAAAGGGACAGTTACCTTCAGGCATTGATGCACTCTCACAATAGCGACGACCCGCGAGAAGGAATCGTGCAGACGGACTCAAAGACAAAGACAAACAGGAGAGAGTACGTGCAAGGGTCCAGTTACAAGCCAGAAACGGAGTACAATTCGCCCGATTCAATATACGCATCGAAGAGTCCGCGAATCACCTACAGCGGACCTAATTCTCCTTCGCCTACCGATCCTTATTCTCAACCCTTCAGACCATCGGTAGATAACGATCGTTATAACGGACCGCAGAATTCTTATGGCCCGCCACAAAATTCGTATGGACCACCGAGTGATGGTCCGTCATTTTATCCTCAAACTTCTTCGTATGGACCAAACTTTTTATCTTCCCAACAAG GATATGGGCCTTCTATACATACTTCCGTTCCAACTCCGATTTATGGAGCACCTTACGCGCTTCCGGATGTGACTCACGTTTCCCTTTTGCCGAGTATCGATCTAGGATTGCCGCTCGCTCTCAAACTAAATGCATTTACCATCGcgaaaatcatattaaagttggtgatttttaaaatgatcGTGAAATTTATCGCCGTAATCTGCTTATTGCTCTTTATACCTAAACTTGAGATTGTCAAGAAGGTCTCTAATAATAAAGACGATGACGACGAAGAACGAAATTTTTCATCGC CCTATGCAAGCTTGGAAAAGCTAAACGGTCTcgaaaatatagtaaaaagcTCTGTTGAGAAGTATGAAGCACAAAACAATGCTCGTTCAAATTCGACGGAGAAATGCACGACACTTGGGTGTCGCGTCACCGAAGCATTTACATTCCATGAATCTTGGCACGActacttaaatttattcaagagTTACGTagaggaagagaggaagagaggcgTTCTCACGGAGCAAAAAGAACA AGCGCTGTCGAACTCATTTCGTAATCAACAGTCAGAACGACATGATTAG
- the LOC105833025 gene encoding uncharacterized protein LOC105833025 isoform X2, with protein MSYYQARNQRFSWILKTFLLCLVLVSSHETVPPNYQDTPGASTLKVEARESEASITLGKDLILGPPLSTKASIDSNDIVSTKVTPLVSPTIASRHSSSGEQAVSRKPILKNTDSRGSHVDSRKSWVSKNPKTAWKRDSYLQALMHSHNSDDPREGIVQTDSKTKTNRREYVQGSSYKPETEYNSPDSIYASKSPRITYSGPNSPSPTDPYSQPFRPSVDNDRYNGPQNSYGPPQNSYGPPSDGPSFYPQTSSYGPNFLSSQQGYGPSIHTSVPTPIYGAPYALPDVTHVSLLPSIDLGLPLALKLNAFTIAKIILKLVIFKMIVKFIAVICLLLFIPKLEIVKKVSNNKDDDDEERNFSSPYASLEKLNGLENIVKSSVEKYEAQNNARSNSTEKCTTLGCRVTEAFTFHESWHDYLNLFKSYVEEERKRGVLTEQKEQ; from the exons ATGTCTTACTACCAAGCACGGAATCAACGATTCAGCTGGATTTTAAAAACCTTTCTGCTGTGTCTTGTTTTGGTCTCATCCCACGAAACTGTGCCCCCGAATTATCAGGATACACCAGGTGCATCAACCCTGAAAGTAGAAGCCAGAGAATCCGAGGCATCGATAACTCTAGGGAAGGATCTAATCCTCGGTCCTCCCTTGTCGACCAAAGCTTCGATCGACTCCAACGACATCGTTTCTACAAAAGTTACTCCCCTCGTATCTCCCACGATCGCCAGTCGACATTCGTCTTCTGGAGAACAAGCCGTTTCACGGAAaccaattttgaaaaatacggATTCTCGTGGTTCTCATGTCGACAGTCGCAAGTCTTGGGTCAGCAAAAATCCGAAGACTGCTTGGAAAAGGGACAGTTACCTTCAGGCATTGATGCACTCTCACAATAGCGACGACCCGCGAGAAGGAATCGTGCAGACGGACTCAAAGACAAAGACAAACAGGAGAGAGTACGTGCAAGGGTCCAGTTACAAGCCAGAAACGGAGTACAATTCGCCCGATTCAATATACGCATCGAAGAGTCCGCGAATCACCTACAGCGGACCTAATTCTCCTTCGCCTACCGATCCTTATTCTCAACCCTTCAGACCATCGGTAGATAACGATCGTTATAACGGACCGCAGAATTCTTATGGCCCGCCACAAAATTCGTATGGACCACCGAGTGATGGTCCGTCATTTTATCCTCAAACTTCTTCGTATGGACCAAACTTTTTATCTTCCCAACAAG GATATGGGCCTTCTATACATACTTCCGTTCCAACTCCGATTTATGGAGCACCTTACGCGCTTCCGGATGTGACTCACGTTTCCCTTTTGCCGAGTATCGATCTAGGATTGCCGCTCGCTCTCAAACTAAATGCATTTACCATCGcgaaaatcatattaaagttggtgatttttaaaatgatcGTGAAATTTATCGCCGTAATCTGCTTATTGCTCTTTATACCTAAACTTGAGATTGTCAAGAAGGTCTCTAATAATAAAGACGATGACGACGAAGAACGAAATTTTTCATCGC CCTATGCAAGCTTGGAAAAGCTAAACGGTCTcgaaaatatagtaaaaagcTCTGTTGAGAAGTATGAAGCACAAAACAATGCTCGTTCAAATTCGACGGAGAAATGCACGACACTTGGGTGTCGCGTCACCGAAGCATTTACATTCCATGAATCTTGGCACGActacttaaatttattcaagagTTACGTagaggaagagaggaagagaggcgTTCTCACGGAGCAAAAAGAACAGTGA
- the LOC105833028 gene encoding uncharacterized protein LOC105833028, giving the protein MEVAVIVALAFLSMFTLCEETYAFPDDTKIESKDIKEPKDIKEAATASKDVKDAIKAAKEAKKNKKDCARDCGTDYDPICVHDPADSNFKPRTFGTQCALDIHNCEMGANLAVKSKGECPGSGGARLS; this is encoded by the exons ATGGAGGTAGCAGTTATAGTTG CCCTCGCGTTTCTCAGCATGTTCACGTTATGCGAGGAAACGTATGCTTTTCCCgatgatacaaaaattgaaagcAAGGATATAAAGGAGCCGAAAGATATCAAGGAAGCGGCGACCGCGTCGAAAGACGTAAAGGACGCCATCAAAGCGGCCAAGGAAGcgaagaagaataaaaaagattgcgCGCGAGATTGCGGGACCGATTATGATCCTATTTGCGTTCATGATCCTGCTGACTCCAATTTCAAACCGAGGACCTTTGGCACGCAGTGCGCTTTGGATATTCACAACTGCGAGATGGGCGCGA ATTTGGCTGTGAAGAGCAAAGGCGAGTGCCCTGGATCTGGTGGAGCAAGATTATCCTAA